In Paenibacillus guangzhouensis, a single window of DNA contains:
- a CDS encoding spore germination protein GerPB yields the protein MNLIVHQSISIQNLHVNSISNSSILQIGSTGAMNPLSNSYNTAGSPQAEQNSSSAPLVPLPPVDK from the coding sequence ATGAATCTTATTGTCCACCAAAGTATTTCAATACAGAACTTACATGTAAATTCAATATCAAATTCTTCGATATTGCAGATTGGCAGTACGGGTGCGATGAATCCACTATCGAATTCGTACAACACAGCTGGTTCGCCTCAGGCTGAGCAGAACAGTTCTAGCGCACCTCTAGTTCCTTTACCGCCTGTTGATAAATAA
- the gerPC gene encoding spore germination protein GerPC has protein sequence MIQASNGYNSHLQQLHSYISWQADKINKLETNVEEIKKELTDFRNQKQISVDKIEYRFDLLKVENLNGTLVIGVTPDGAKSIEEMAKNGYSVVHSSKDKHSELYDSTSNTMEHYLKSEVPGKIDSISKQFQLNVDHEYRQRMTNDLKKQLHDRIHHYMNQVDHDKDLSTSKQFILDHVKRDIQIAIEQHLESIQNHKKGVQTHDSNDSRK, from the coding sequence ATGATTCAGGCTTCAAATGGATACAACAGTCATTTGCAGCAACTTCATTCTTATATCAGCTGGCAAGCAGATAAGATAAATAAATTAGAAACCAATGTTGAAGAAATAAAAAAAGAACTGACAGATTTCAGAAATCAAAAACAAATTTCAGTCGATAAAATCGAATATCGATTTGACTTGCTAAAAGTAGAAAATTTAAATGGTACATTAGTCATAGGTGTTACACCAGATGGAGCAAAGTCTATTGAGGAGATGGCAAAAAACGGTTACAGTGTGGTGCACAGTTCGAAGGATAAACATTCCGAACTTTATGATTCAACGTCTAACACGATGGAACATTATTTAAAGAGCGAAGTCCCGGGGAAAATTGATTCCATTTCAAAACAATTCCAATTGAATGTCGATCATGAATATCGACAGCGAATGACGAATGATTTAAAAAAACAATTACATGACAGAATCCATCATTATATGAACCAGGTTGATCATGATAAAGATTTGTCAACTTCTAAACAATTTATATTGGATCATGTAAAAAGAGACATTCAAATAGCAATTGAGCAGCATCTCGAATCGATTCAAAACCATAAGAAAGGAGTTCAAACTCATGATTCAAATGACAGTCGTAAATAA
- a CDS encoding spore germination protein GerPE, whose protein sequence is MQVDSISSSAILIVGDALRLNPDSKALIFQQETPTYIETDGDFNKYSIFSKEIPEPTELIPVQMNIVNESKFINVSELQITGVDTSSIVQIGSNCSIESESRSKQIRQLNLVANRGGMNVCLP, encoded by the coding sequence ATGCAGGTTGACAGCATCTCGTCGAGTGCAATTCTAATTGTTGGAGATGCCCTAAGATTGAACCCTGATTCAAAAGCTCTTATATTTCAACAAGAGACTCCAACCTATATAGAAACCGATGGGGATTTTAACAAATATTCAATTTTCTCGAAAGAAATTCCCGAACCGACAGAACTGATTCCTGTTCAGATGAACATTGTTAACGAATCGAAATTTATAAACGTAAGTGAATTACAAATAACGGGAGTCGATACTTCTTCGATCGTTCAAATTGGTTCAAATTGTTCAATAGAGAGTGAATCAAGATCCAAACAAATTCGTCAACTAAACTTGGTTGCCAATAGAGGTGGTATGAATGTATGCCTTCCATAG
- a CDS encoding spore germination protein: MPSIVGAIKINSVASGGIVQIGDAIQLSPESTSKSYAGPGSFNIGDFMTNNSGLSATNTWDPDVNDSNNV, encoded by the coding sequence ATGCCTTCCATAGTTGGTGCAATAAAAATCAATAGCGTAGCATCTGGTGGAATCGTGCAGATTGGTGATGCAATACAATTATCACCTGAAAGTACCTCTAAATCCTATGCGGGTCCGGGGTCATTTAATATTGGCGATTTTATGACTAATAATAGCGGTTTGAGTGCTACAAATACATGGGATCCTGATGTGAATGATTCGAATAATGTCTAA
- a CDS encoding class I SAM-dependent methyltransferase translates to MKMNRECMLRYGNEDFDKDYMNWGFDDEEEQLFIATQMLSIFEQQGSDIIDIACGLSRYHKIWLQNGYHVTGIDVSKTFIEQSKHNNRDYPNSNYIVQDINHINNNNQFDIATWIDPIEITAKPVRNIFQLLRSGGMFIYEMWNENFGKLKHRYTFNKTWSLENGIYTLIRHEYNHATSTIEHEETYINTMTDEITIKYIHSQTVSTHCTRELFIAAGFDRIEMTTWDGKPFDPIDDTTKRFLMIGHKN, encoded by the coding sequence ATGAAAATGAATAGAGAGTGTATGCTTCGCTATGGTAATGAAGATTTCGATAAAGATTATATGAATTGGGGATTTGACGATGAGGAGGAACAACTATTTATAGCAACACAAATGCTGTCGATCTTTGAGCAACAAGGTAGCGACATTATTGACATTGCATGCGGCTTGTCTAGATATCATAAAATATGGCTGCAAAATGGATATCATGTAACCGGTATCGATGTATCTAAAACGTTTATTGAACAGTCTAAGCATAATAACCGTGATTATCCGAACTCGAATTATATCGTTCAAGACATCAATCATATAAACAATAACAATCAATTTGATATTGCTACATGGATTGATCCAATCGAAATCACAGCCAAACCAGTTAGAAACATATTTCAATTATTAAGAAGTGGAGGCATGTTCATATATGAGATGTGGAATGAAAACTTTGGAAAGCTTAAACACCGATATACTTTCAATAAGACTTGGTCACTAGAGAATGGAATATATACGCTCATACGCCACGAATATAATCATGCAACATCAACAATTGAGCACGAAGAAACATATATAAATACAATGACGGATGAGATTACGATTAAATATATTCATTCACAAACCGTAAGCACCCATTGTACGAGAGAGTTATTCATAGCTGCTGGATTTGATAGAATCGAAATGACCACATGGGATGGTAAGCCTTTTGATCCGATTGATGATACAACAAAACGTTTTTTAATGATAGGGCATAAAAACTAA
- a CDS encoding response regulator transcription factor codes for MFKIMLIDDDVPMLKVLQQMMDWEQLSLSLIGSAYSSVKALQMFKELLPDIVITDIGMPQMDGLQLSAEFKKIKPNVRIIFLMCHEDFHYAKQVLAMNADGYLIKDELTAMQLEKSLMKSIQSIQAMVAMSEQNSYREQFKRNIDVFKQSFYQRLLAGNPAQLLLQYAKQLEIRWDYPMFMIASGSISLTGTLQRYSYHDISTLRYGIYNIAQELSRTYDGITVFTDQAEWAFVLNYRQSLTFNAQQYLHRYLEKLSENCEQYLKVKLRYVLYTNKLEIEQLGGTLRQMQKEKYYAYYADEAIMTWEMAKLKPKYGDAKIMLQQERDELIRAVQALQTDQSIASLEKLFQKAKTEQLDPMELVQECSRTMRLIEMQSTKAMIDNRYYTYLDATMHAEDTKMMMAMKLYALLGNTKLQASTKAKNMKLQEIDQYLLAHLSENVTSVDVAQHLYLNPSYFSRYFKRMTDENFTDYVHRFKMKAAMRMLEYPDETIEMISLKLGYSDRTYFTKVFKKYIDMTPGEYKSKMSSGL; via the coding sequence ATGTTCAAAATCATGCTCATTGACGATGATGTACCGATGTTAAAGGTTCTTCAGCAGATGATGGATTGGGAGCAGCTGTCGCTCTCCTTAATCGGAAGCGCTTACTCCAGCGTGAAGGCGCTGCAGATGTTCAAGGAGCTGCTGCCGGATATCGTCATAACGGATATCGGAATGCCGCAGATGGACGGCCTGCAATTAAGCGCCGAATTCAAGAAAATCAAACCGAATGTCCGCATTATTTTCTTGATGTGCCATGAAGACTTCCATTATGCGAAACAGGTGCTCGCGATGAATGCGGATGGCTATTTGATCAAAGATGAATTAACGGCGATGCAGTTGGAGAAGAGTCTGATGAAGTCAATTCAATCCATTCAAGCCATGGTGGCCATGTCGGAGCAAAACTCCTACCGGGAGCAGTTCAAACGCAATATTGATGTATTCAAGCAATCCTTCTATCAACGGCTTCTTGCGGGTAACCCGGCCCAACTGCTCCTGCAATACGCGAAGCAGTTGGAGATTCGTTGGGACTATCCGATGTTCATGATCGCGTCAGGTTCGATTTCGCTGACAGGGACCTTGCAGAGATATTCGTATCACGATATTTCGACGCTTCGATACGGGATCTATAATATCGCCCAGGAGTTATCCAGAACGTATGACGGCATCACTGTATTTACGGATCAAGCTGAATGGGCTTTTGTCTTGAATTATCGGCAAAGCCTGACGTTCAATGCGCAGCAATATCTACACCGCTATCTGGAGAAGCTGTCGGAGAATTGCGAGCAGTATCTCAAGGTGAAGCTGCGTTATGTGCTGTACACGAACAAATTGGAGATCGAGCAATTAGGCGGGACACTCCGTCAGATGCAGAAAGAGAAATACTATGCCTATTACGCGGATGAAGCGATCATGACCTGGGAAATGGCCAAGTTGAAGCCGAAATATGGGGATGCGAAAATTATGCTGCAGCAGGAGCGAGATGAACTGATTCGCGCGGTTCAAGCACTGCAGACGGATCAATCAATCGCATCGCTTGAGAAGCTGTTCCAGAAAGCAAAAACCGAACAGCTCGACCCGATGGAACTGGTTCAGGAGTGCTCTCGGACGATGCGATTGATCGAGATGCAATCGACAAAGGCGATGATCGATAATCGGTATTATACATATCTGGATGCCACCATGCATGCCGAGGATACGAAGATGATGATGGCGATGAAGCTGTATGCGTTGCTCGGGAATACGAAATTGCAGGCCAGTACCAAGGCCAAGAACATGAAGCTGCAAGAAATCGATCAATATTTACTTGCGCATCTATCCGAGAATGTCACTTCGGTTGATGTAGCACAGCATCTGTATTTGAATCCGAGTTACTTCTCCAGATATTTCAAACGGATGACTGACGAGAATTTCACGGATTATGTTCATCGCTTTAAGATGAAGGCAGCTATGCGAATGCTGGAATACCCGGATGAGACGATTGAGATGATCTCGCTGAAGCTGGGGTATTCCGACCGAACTTATTTTACGAAAGTGTTCAAGAAATATATTGATATGACACCTGGGGAGTACAAATCTAAAATGAGCAGCGGCCTATAG
- a CDS encoding alginate lyase family protein → MSAGETIHQNRMQVEVEELDTVQAMFAAGDEAAAYEALHRHYLDRSEPRLYWEESDLPQLKSYVLEHCSHELQLIRKTADEVARNIFVFQFPWDMERTNIPVTFNGPIDWNYIPAEDPEWTYMLNRHRYWIALGQAYVLTGDETYAETFCLQLEDWIDRNPVPEPGAPPGLTWRSIEAGLRCENWIKAFAYMKRSPHFTPALLGKMLTSLYEHAEYIGATICEGAKRISNWSVLENHGLFEVSIFMKEWKSSAVWREISERRLLETSRLQVLKDGLHWEQSPMYHNEVLHCYLDYCLLSRNNGLTPEPEIVAVVRKMAYADLYIAKPNHHQPLQGDSDNNDLRDFISAGALYFEDETLKYGGFAKLDFENAWTFGWKGIQTYDQLGVSEPDMTSVAFRHTGNYVMRSGWSEQDAYAYFHCGFMGGGHGHADMLHLDIHAYGRDLLTDAGRYNYGDHTPIRRLLKQCDSHNTTTVDGMDFSTYDSSWSYGRIADPVGVQWISEPAFDYAEGSHTGYRHLADPVYPLRRIIFVKPGYWVLADSFDCKAEHTFEQHFHFMPGEVIFDESSKVSCTVSPDEANLRIIPVHPERLTVTVRDSVISREYNVIEDNLAVTYQSRATGFTSMVHVLFPQPAGSLHAPEVEAVEVYNYLGQPVSSSEAEAVRLTFGEHTAFAGEEHIVLICHKVPGYHIDSYIVDGTQVFGEVILLRRKQGQEEVIVIK, encoded by the coding sequence ATGAGCGCAGGGGAGACGATTCATCAGAATCGAATGCAAGTGGAAGTAGAAGAACTGGATACGGTGCAAGCAATGTTCGCGGCTGGAGATGAAGCAGCTGCTTATGAGGCGCTGCATCGCCACTATCTTGATCGGAGCGAGCCGAGGCTGTATTGGGAAGAATCCGATCTGCCGCAGTTGAAGTCCTATGTGCTGGAGCATTGTTCGCACGAGCTTCAATTGATTCGTAAGACCGCAGACGAGGTCGCACGCAATATATTCGTCTTTCAATTCCCATGGGATATGGAGCGGACGAACATTCCCGTAACTTTCAACGGGCCGATTGATTGGAATTATATCCCCGCAGAGGATCCGGAATGGACCTATATGCTGAATCGGCATCGGTACTGGATTGCGCTGGGCCAAGCCTATGTCTTGACGGGGGATGAGACCTATGCGGAGACATTCTGTTTGCAGCTCGAAGATTGGATCGATCGGAACCCTGTTCCTGAACCGGGGGCGCCGCCAGGGCTAACGTGGCGATCGATTGAGGCGGGTCTGCGCTGCGAGAATTGGATTAAAGCTTTCGCTTATATGAAGCGTTCACCTCATTTCACGCCAGCCCTGCTCGGCAAGATGCTCACATCACTCTATGAACATGCGGAATATATAGGAGCCACGATTTGTGAAGGAGCCAAGCGGATCAGCAACTGGAGCGTGCTCGAGAACCATGGATTATTCGAAGTGTCGATTTTCATGAAAGAATGGAAATCGTCTGCGGTTTGGCGAGAGATCAGCGAGCGACGGCTTTTAGAGACATCTAGGCTGCAAGTCCTGAAGGATGGACTGCATTGGGAGCAATCGCCGATGTATCACAATGAGGTGCTGCATTGCTACTTGGATTATTGTCTGCTCTCACGGAATAATGGGCTTACGCCTGAGCCTGAGATCGTGGCGGTGGTTCGGAAGATGGCCTATGCCGATCTCTACATTGCGAAGCCGAACCATCATCAACCGCTGCAAGGTGATAGCGATAATAATGATCTGCGGGATTTCATCTCCGCAGGGGCGCTATATTTCGAAGACGAGACGTTAAAATACGGCGGATTCGCTAAGCTCGATTTTGAGAATGCTTGGACCTTCGGTTGGAAGGGCATTCAGACCTATGATCAGTTAGGCGTGTCTGAACCGGATATGACCTCGGTTGCCTTCCGTCATACAGGGAACTATGTCATGCGCTCCGGGTGGTCCGAGCAGGATGCGTATGCGTATTTCCACTGTGGGTTTATGGGTGGAGGCCACGGCCATGCGGATATGCTTCATCTGGACATACATGCCTATGGCCGCGATCTGTTAACAGATGCGGGACGTTATAATTACGGGGACCACACGCCTATTAGGCGCTTGCTGAAGCAATGCGATTCGCATAACACGACGACGGTGGACGGCATGGACTTCTCGACATATGACAGCTCCTGGTCTTATGGCCGAATTGCTGATCCAGTGGGTGTGCAATGGATATCGGAGCCTGCATTCGATTATGCGGAAGGAAGCCACACGGGGTACCGTCATTTGGCTGATCCCGTCTATCCATTGCGCCGCATTATTTTCGTGAAGCCGGGGTACTGGGTGCTCGCGGATAGCTTCGATTGCAAGGCTGAGCATACCTTCGAACAGCATTTCCATTTCATGCCGGGCGAAGTGATCTTCGATGAATCGAGCAAGGTCAGCTGTACGGTATCACCCGATGAGGCGAACCTTCGCATCATTCCCGTACATCCGGAACGATTAACCGTTACGGTGCGTGATAGCGTCATATCAAGAGAATACAACGTCATCGAAGATAATCTAGCTGTCACGTATCAGAGCCGAGCGACAGGATTCACGTCGATGGTCCACGTTCTGTTCCCGCAGCCAGCAGGATCGCTTCATGCGCCGGAAGTAGAAGCGGTCGAAGTCTACAATTATTTAGGACAGCCCGTATCGTCGAGTGAAGCGGAAGCGGTTCGGCTGACCTTTGGAGAGCATACGGCGTTCGCAGGTGAGGAGCACATCGTGCTGATCTGCCACAAGGTGCCTGGTTATCATATCGATTCGTATATCGTAGACGGAACGCAAGTATTCGGTGAGGTTATCTTACTCAGACGCAAGCAAGGGCAAGAGGAAGTTATCGTAATCAAATAG
- a CDS encoding glycoside hydrolase family 88 protein, whose amino-acid sequence MWQTAIEAAMKTIRQNIEKHPGLLPHITENQRYDWGANDDWIEGFYIGMMWLAYEYSGDEFFKKSASNYLSNFEDRLVRHHVLDHHDIGFLYSLSAVAEWRITGNPGAKELALQAADKLVARYRPNFGAIQAWGVEGDPENGGRIIIDCLLNLPLLYWAYEQTEDRRYYDIAVKHADKSLRFLVRGDGSSYHTFYFNQENGNAIRGGTHQGYQDGSTWTRGQSWGVYGFALSYRYTKDPVYLDASKRLAKYFIAHLPEDHVAYWDFDVEVVAGTPRDSSASAITACGILELLEWLEPNDPDRELFQTALDNMMRSLVVNYSTKDLPAAEGLIQHGSYHVRGNRGPDDYMIWGDYYYLEALVRMEKGIRGYW is encoded by the coding sequence ATGTGGCAAACAGCGATTGAAGCGGCCATGAAGACGATTCGGCAAAATATTGAGAAGCATCCGGGATTACTCCCTCATATTACAGAGAATCAGCGGTATGATTGGGGCGCAAACGATGATTGGATCGAAGGGTTCTATATCGGCATGATGTGGCTGGCGTATGAATATAGCGGAGATGAGTTTTTCAAGAAATCCGCTTCGAATTATTTAAGCAATTTCGAAGATCGACTCGTGCGTCACCATGTGCTGGATCATCATGATATCGGATTTTTATATTCGTTGTCTGCCGTAGCAGAATGGCGTATCACCGGAAATCCGGGGGCGAAGGAGCTTGCATTACAAGCGGCCGATAAGCTTGTCGCGCGTTACCGTCCGAATTTCGGCGCGATTCAAGCATGGGGCGTCGAAGGGGATCCGGAGAACGGCGGGCGCATCATCATCGACTGTTTGTTGAATCTTCCGCTGCTCTATTGGGCGTATGAACAGACGGAGGATCGCCGCTATTATGATATCGCTGTGAAGCACGCGGATAAGAGTCTGCGCTTCCTTGTGCGGGGAGATGGCTCGTCCTATCATACGTTCTATTTCAATCAAGAGAATGGCAATGCGATTCGAGGCGGCACGCACCAAGGGTATCAGGACGGTTCGACTTGGACCCGCGGCCAGTCTTGGGGCGTGTACGGCTTCGCGCTAAGTTACCGATACACGAAGGATCCGGTCTATTTGGATGCTTCTAAGCGTTTGGCCAAATATTTCATCGCACATCTACCGGAAGACCATGTGGCGTATTGGGATTTCGATGTCGAGGTGGTGGCAGGCACGCCGCGTGACAGCTCGGCATCCGCGATTACGGCGTGCGGTATTCTGGAACTGCTCGAATGGCTGGAGCCGAACGATCCTGATCGGGAACTGTTCCAGACGGCGCTCGACAACATGATGCGCTCGCTTGTCGTGAACTATTCGACGAAGGATTTGCCGGCTGCCGAAGGATTGATCCAGCATGGTTCTTACCATGTGCGGGGCAATCGTGGTCCGGATGATTATATGATCTGGGGCGACTACTATTATCTTGAAGCGCTTGTGCGGATGGAGAAGGGGATTCGAGGATACTG